A segment of the Cohnella algarum genome:
ATCCGCTGTCATGCGAGCAGCATGTGATTTCCTTCCTGCAGCGTCTTGTCGACGAACAGCTGATTCAAGCGGAGTAAACGGCAATGAGGAAATGGAAAAAGTTTCTCTCCCTTCGCTCCGATAAAAAGAAGCTTCTGTTGGAAGCCCTTCTCTACTTGGGCTGGGCCCGCATCCTGAAGGCGCTGCCCTTTTCGCGGGTCGCGCCGATGCTGGGGGAGCCGATGACGGAAACCTCCTACGACCGCAACCTCGCGAACGAAAGGATCGCCCTGCAAATATCCCAGGCGATTCGGGTCGCCAGCAAGCATACGTGGTGGGAAAGCAAGTGCCTGGTTTCGGCGATCGCCGGCATGAAAATGCTGCAGCGGCGGCGAATCGGCAGCACGCTTTATATGGGAACGGCCCGGGACCCATCGGGCAAATTGGTGGCGCACGCCTGGCTCCGCAGCGGCGGACTGATTCTTACCGGAGCCGGAGGGCTGGAGCAGTATACCGTTGTCGCCAAATTCGGCCAACGGATGCCGGAAACGAAAGGGATTCCCACATGAAACTCATCGTAAACCTTTGGAAGCAGCTGCATGCCTTTGCCGGATTCAAACTTTATCTTAACCTTTTTACGATGCTGCTCAGCAGTCTCGCGAACGGGATCGGGCTGCTGCTCCTGATTCCGATGCTTCATTTTGTCGGCGTCTCCAGCATTCAGTTCGGAAATATTCCGTTGGTTTCATCCTTGTTCGAGTCGTTAAGCGCGTTTACGATCGATATCAATTTGCCGATCGTCCTGGCGATCTATCTGCTGCTCACGATCGGACAAACGCTCCTGCAGCGGAATCAGGTGCTGCTGGATACCCGGATTCAGCAAGGCTTCAGCCGGCATCTCAAGGTGAAAGCCTACGGGGCGCTGCTGCAAGCCAATTGGGAGTTTTTCCTTAAAAAAAGAAAATCCGATTTCAATCAACTGTTGACGACCGAAATCGGGCGCGTCGCCCAAGGCGTATCCCTGATTCTGGGCTTCGTTTCGGCCTTGATCTTTTGTACGATTCAAATCGGAATCGCCTTCTGGTCGTCCGCCGCCCTGACCTCGTTCGTTCTGATCAGCGGCTTGATTCTTGCGTACTTCTCGCGCAAGGGCGTGTCGAAGGCCAAGCGGCTCGGCAAACAAACGACGGAGCTCTCCTTGGACTATTTTTCGGGACTTTCGGATCAGTTGAACGGGATCAAAGATATAAAAAGCAACCGGCTTGAGGTTTCCCATCTGAATTGGTTTCAGTCCGTCAGCGTGCAGATCGAGCGAAACGTGACCCGTTTCGTTCAACTGCAAATGAATACGAAGTTTTTCTACAACGTCGTCTCCGCGCTGCTCATGGTTGCGTTTATTTTTATCGCCCGCGTGCTCTATCAAGTCGAAATCGAGCAGTTAATTTTGATCGTCCTCATTTTCATCCGGTTATGGCCCTTCGTCATTTCCATTCAGAACAATATCCAGCAGCTCGGCTCCGTGCTTCCCGCTTTCAAGAGCCTGGACGATTTGCTTAACGAGTGCAAGCTTCATAACGAACGGTTTCCGGCGGAAACGAAATCCCCGGTCCGGCCGCTGCCCGTCGCGCAAGGGATCGAATGCAGCGGAATTTGCTTTCGCTACGATCCCGATTCGCCCGTCTACGCATTGAACGACATCTCGCTGCGAATCGCCGCCAATCAAATGACCGCCGTTGTCGGCAAGTCCGGCGCGGGGAAAAGCACGCTGATCGATATCCTTACCGGTCTGCTCCGGCCCGAGCGGGGCCGGCTGCTCGTCGATGGCGCGGCCATTACCGATGAAACGATTCCTTCGTACCGGCAATCGATCGGTTACGTTTCGCAGGACCCGTTCCTGTTTAACGCCAGCATCCGCGAAAACCTGCTGATGGTGAAGCCCGATGCGACGGAAACGGAGATTTGGGAAGCT
Coding sequences within it:
- a CDS encoding lasso peptide biosynthesis B2 protein encodes the protein MRKWKKFLSLRSDKKKLLLEALLYLGWARILKALPFSRVAPMLGEPMTETSYDRNLANERIALQISQAIRVASKHTWWESKCLVSAIAGMKMLQRRRIGSTLYMGTARDPSGKLVAHAWLRSGGLILTGAGGLEQYTVVAKFGQRMPETKGIPT
- a CDS encoding ABC transporter ATP-binding protein; translated protein: MKLIVNLWKQLHAFAGFKLYLNLFTMLLSSLANGIGLLLLIPMLHFVGVSSIQFGNIPLVSSLFESLSAFTIDINLPIVLAIYLLLTIGQTLLQRNQVLLDTRIQQGFSRHLKVKAYGALLQANWEFFLKKRKSDFNQLLTTEIGRVAQGVSLILGFVSALIFCTIQIGIAFWSSAALTSFVLISGLILAYFSRKGVSKAKRLGKQTTELSLDYFSGLSDQLNGIKDIKSNRLEVSHLNWFQSVSVQIERNVTRFVQLQMNTKFFYNVVSALLMVAFIFIARVLYQVEIEQLILIVLIFIRLWPFVISIQNNIQQLGSVLPAFKSLDDLLNECKLHNERFPAETKSPVRPLPVAQGIECSGICFRYDPDSPVYALNDISLRIAANQMTAVVGKSGAGKSTLIDILTGLLRPERGRLLVDGAAITDETIPSYRQSIGYVSQDPFLFNASIRENLLMVKPDATETEIWEALRFAASDEFVRNLPNGVDTVIGDRGTRLSGGERQRIVLARAILKKPEILILDEATSALDHENEAKIQAALERLKGSMTIIVIAHRLSTIRNSDQVVVLENGRIVEQGGYVQLSNDKKGTFRTLLEYQMGS